A single genomic interval of bacterium harbors:
- a CDS encoding group II intron maturase-specific domain-containing protein: MTPSKKAVLKERGRLRDMTSSKICFLPISALILMLNRHRRGWANYFEFGYSRKVMRDFNRHTQHRLAVYPGRRSQRRYRPPKNVSLYRHFIDLGLVNL; encoded by the coding sequence GGCCGTACTGAAGGAACGCGGGAGGTTGCGGGACATGACCAGCAGTAAAATCTGTTTCCTGCCGATATCGGCGCTCATCCTGATGCTCAACAGACATCGGCGCGGCTGGGCCAACTACTTCGAGTTTGGTTACTCTCGAAAGGTCATGCGTGACTTCAACCGGCACACACAGCATCGTCTGGCCGTCTACCCTGGGCGGCGGAGCCAGCGGCGTTATCGCCCTCCGAAGAACGTGAGCCTCTACCGTCACTTCATTGACCTTGGTCTGGTGAATTTATGA